From one Neofelis nebulosa isolate mNeoNeb1 chromosome 4, mNeoNeb1.pri, whole genome shotgun sequence genomic stretch:
- the MRPL4 gene encoding large ribosomal subunit protein uL4m has translation MLQLVRAGARAWLRPTGCRGLNALAEEAVHPVAKPEAVVSAGPQTPVLRRCELPVPATRRPVQAWVESLRGYQQERVGLAELHPDVFSTAPRMDILHQVAIWQKNFKRISYAKTKTRAEVKGGGRKPWPQKGSGRSRHGSIRSPIWRGGGIAHGPRGPTSYYYMLPMKVRVQGLKVALTVKLAQDYLHIVDSLELPTSDPQYLTELARYRHWGDSVLLVDVAHEDMPQNAVAATSGLKTFNLIPAVGLNVHSMLKHQTLVLTLQTVAFLEEKLLWHDSRYTPLYPFRLPYRDFP, from the exons ATGCTGCAGCTAGTGCGGGCCGGGGCGCGGGCCTGGCTTCGGCCCACCGGCTGCCGG GGCCTGAACGCGCTGGCGGAAGAGGCAGTGCACCCGGTGGCGAAGCCAGAGGCAGTCGTTAGCGCGG GTCCCCAGACGCCTGTGCTGCGCAGGTGCGAGCTCCCGGTCCCCGCGACCCGGCGTCCGGTGCAGGCCTGGGTGGAGTCCCTGCGGGGCTACCAGCAGGAGCGTGTGGGTCTGGCCGAACTGCACCCCGACGTTTTCTCCACGGCGCCCAG GATGGATATCTTGCACCAGGTTGCCATCTGGCAGAAGAACTTCAAGAGAATT AGCTACGCCAAGACCAAGACTAGGGCCGAGGTGAAGGGTGGGGGCCGGAAGCCCTGGCCACAGAAGGGCAGTGGGCGTTCTAGGCATGGCAGCATCCGCTCCCCGATCTGGCGAGGAG GAGGCATTGCCCACGGCCCCCGGGGCCCCACGAGCTACTACTACATGCTGCCCATGAAAGTGCGGGTGCAGGGCCTCAAGGTGGCTCTGACTGTCAAGCTGGCCCAG GATTACCTGCACATCGTGGACTCCCTGGAGCTGCCCACCTCGGACCCCCAGTACCTGACAGAGCTGGCCCGCTACCGCCACTGGGGGGACTCCGTGCTCCTGGTGGACGT AGCACACGAGGACATGCCTCAGAACGCCGTGGCCGCCACCTCCGGGCTCAAGACCTTCAACCTGATCCCGGCCGTCG gcctgAACGTGCACAGCATGCTCAAACACCAGACGCTGGTCCTGACCCTGCAGACGGTCGCCTTCCTGGAGGAGAAGCTGCTCTGGCATGACTCCCGCTACACGCCCCTCTACCCCTTCCGCCTGCCCTACCGGGACTTCCCCTGA
- the ICAM1 gene encoding intercellular adhesion molecule 1 isoform X2, with protein MALGTARPALPALLALIGALLPGLGGAQTSVHPLEAIIPRGGSVQVNCSTSCDRRAFLGLETQLTKKEVAQGDNWKIFELSGVQEDSTPICFSYCQAQTMVSMSLTVYWFPERVELAPLPRWQPVGENLTLRCQVAGGAPRTNLTVVLLRGEEELSRQPAVGEPAEATVTVLAGRDDHLANFSCRTELDLRSRGLGLFQNSSAPRQLRTFVLPETHPNLATPSIVEAGTEWPVDCTMDGLFPASEAQVRLELSGRNLHPTVTHKNDSLLATAHDKANMEEEGTHQLSCVVTLGHQSRSWRENVTIYSFPAPNLTLSEPEVSEQTVVTVECEAQAGALVMLSGGVPARLPGPRAQLQLNASAEDNGRIFFCSALLEVAGQVLHKNQTRELRVLYGPRLDKRDCLGNWTWQEGSQQTLTCQAWGNPVPELKCHRKGDNALLPIGDLRPVTREVAGTYLCQARSPRGEVSREVVVNVI; from the exons ATGGCTCTCGGCACCGCCCGTCCCGCGCTGCCAGCGCTCCTGGCCCTGATCGGAGCTCTGCTCCCAG GACTTGGAGGGGCCCAAACATCAGTGCACCCCCTAGAAGCCATCATACCCCGAGGCGGCTCTGTGCAGGTGAACTGTAGTACTTCTTGTGACCGTCGCGCCTTCTTGGGCCTGGAGACTCAGCTGACTAAGAAGGAGGTCGCTCAGGGGGACAACTGGAAGATCTTTGAACTGAGTGGTGTGCAGGAAGATAGCACTCCAATATGCTTCTCATACTGCCAAGCACAGACGATGGTTTCGATGTCTCTCACCGTGTACT ggttCCCGGAGCGCGTGGAGTTGGCCCCCCTGCCCCGCTGGCAGCCCGTGGGCGAAAACCTCACCCTGCGCTGCCAGGTGGCCGGCGGGGCGCCCCGGACCAACCTCACGGTGGTGCTGCTCCGCGGGGAGGAGGAGCTGAGCCGGCAGCCGGCCGTCGGGGAGCCCGCCGAGGCCACGGTCACGGTGCTGGCGGGCAGAGACGACCACCTCGCCAATTTCTCGTGCCGCACGGAACTGGACTTGCGGTCCCGAGGGCTGGGTCTGTTCCAGAACAGCTCGGCCCCCAGGCAGCTCCGAACTTTCG TCCTGCCAGAGACGCACCCAAACCTTGCTACCCCCAGCATTGTGGAAGCGGGCACAGAGTGGCCCGTGGACTGCACCATGGACGGGCTGTTCCCAGCTTCGGAGGCCCAAGTCCGCCTGGAGCTGTCTGGCCGGAATCTGCACCCCACAGTCACGCACAAAAACGACTCCCTCTTGGCCACGGCCCATGATAAGGCCAACATGGAAGAGGAGGGCACCCACCAGCTGTCGTGCGTGGTGACCCTGGGACACCAGAGCCGGTCGTGGCGGGAGAATGTGACCATCTACA gctTCCCGGCTCCCAACCTGACCCTGAGTGAGCCAGAGGTCTCAGAACAGACTGTGGTGACCGTGGAGTGTGAAGCCCAGGCCGGGGCCCTGGTGATGCTGAGCGGGGGGGTCCCGGCAAGGCTTCCAGGACCCAGGGCCCAGCTCCAACTAAATGCCAGCGCCGAGGACAATGGACGCATCTTCTTCTGCTCTGCTCTCCTGGAGGTGGCCGGGCAGGTGCTACACAAGAACCAGACCCGGGAGCTCCGTGTCCTGT ATGGTCCCCGACTAGACAAGAGGGATTGTCTGGGAAACTGGACGTGGCAGGAAGGCTCCCAGCAGACCCTGACATGCCAAGCTTGGGGAAATCCAGTTCCTGAGCTGAAGTGTCACCGGAAGGGGGATAATGCTCTGCTGCCCATCGGGGACCTGAGACCTGTCACGCGGGAGGTTGCAGGCACTTACCTGTGTCAGGCCAGGAGCCCCCGTGGTGAAGTCAGCCGTGAAGTGGTCGTGAACGTGATCT GA
- the ICAM4 gene encoding intercellular adhesion molecule 4, whose protein sequence is MGSLLPLSLLVLLAAAYRGGGSARWRRAARAQGPGGNSPEPSETSASFWVRVSPAFKAVPPGGSVWLNCSSSCPLPENSSLSTRLRRGRTLSGPGWVSYELLDVRAWSSEVRCFVTCAGETRGATAKITAYKQPHSVILDPPVLVGSEYTLRCHVTHVFPVGFLVVTLRRGGRVIYSENLERFTGLDLANVTLTYTLPARPRDFLQPVTCHARLNLDGLVVRSSSAPMTLTVLAWSPAPKVLASTSIAAFVGILLVVGATYLRKWLLMQSRGAEGVVHDR, encoded by the exons ATGGGGTCTCTGCTCCCCCTCTCGCTGCTGGTTTTGCTGGCGGCTGCCTACCGGGGAGGCGGGAGCGCGCGTTGGCGCCGGGCTGCGCGGGCTCAAGGCCCCGGAGGCAACTCTCCGGAGCCCTCGGAGACCTCGGCGTCCTTCTGGGTGCGCGTGAGCCCGGCGTTCAAGGCCGTGCCGCCGGGGGGTTCAGTGTGGCTTAACTGCAGCAGCAGCTGCCCCCTGCCGGAGAATTCCAGCCTCAGCACTCGGCTGCGGCGGGGCCGAACGCTTAGTGGGCCTGGCTGGGTATCCTACGAGCTGTTGGATGTGAGGGCCTGGAGCTCCGAGGTGCGCTGCTTCGTCACCTGCGCAGGAGAAACGCGGGGGGCCACGGCCAAGATCACCGCCTACA AACAGCCGCACAGCGTGATCCTGGATCCCCCAGTCTTAGTGGGCAGTGAGTACACGCTGCGCTGCCACGTGACACACGTATTCCCCGTGGGCTTCCTGGTGGTGACTCTGAGGCGCGGCGGCCGGGTCATCTACTCTGAGAACCTGGAGCGCTTCACTGGCCTGGACCTGGCCAATGTGACGCTGACGTACACGTTACCAGCTAGGCCCCGCGACTTCTTGCAGCCCGTGACCTGCCACGCACGCCTCAATCTTGATGGCTTGGTGGTCCGCAGCAGCTCGGCACCCATGACGCTCACAGTCCTCG CTTGGAGCCCCGCGCCCAAGGTCTTGGCCTCCACCTCCATCGCGGCCTTTGTGGGGATCCTTCTCGTCGTGGGGGCCACCTACCTGCGAAAATGGCTACTGATGCAGTCCCGGGGCGCAGAGGGGGTGGTCCATGACCGCTGA
- the ICAM1 gene encoding intercellular adhesion molecule 1 isoform X1: MALGTARPALPALLALIGALLPGLGGAQTSVHPLEAIIPRGGSVQVNCSTSCDRRAFLGLETQLTKKEVAQGDNWKIFELSGVQEDSTPICFSYCQAQTMVSMSLTVYWFPERVELAPLPRWQPVGENLTLRCQVAGGAPRTNLTVVLLRGEEELSRQPAVGEPAEATVTVLAGRDDHLANFSCRTELDLRSRGLGLFQNSSAPRQLRTFVLPETHPNLATPSIVEAGTEWPVDCTMDGLFPASEAQVRLELSGRNLHPTVTHKNDSLLATAHDKANMEEEGTHQLSCVVTLGHQSRSWRENVTIYSFPAPNLTLSEPEVSEQTVVTVECEAQAGALVMLSGGVPARLPGPRAQLQLNASAEDNGRIFFCSALLEVAGQVLHKNQTRELRVLYGPRLDKRDCLGNWTWQEGSQQTLTCQAWGNPVPELKCHRKGDNALLPIGDLRPVTREVAGTYLCQARSPRGEVSREVVVNVIYHRNYILTTILVTVAFTIGAAGLAAYFYNRQRKIQKYKLQKAQEAAAMKLNTPATPP; the protein is encoded by the exons ATGGCTCTCGGCACCGCCCGTCCCGCGCTGCCAGCGCTCCTGGCCCTGATCGGAGCTCTGCTCCCAG GACTTGGAGGGGCCCAAACATCAGTGCACCCCCTAGAAGCCATCATACCCCGAGGCGGCTCTGTGCAGGTGAACTGTAGTACTTCTTGTGACCGTCGCGCCTTCTTGGGCCTGGAGACTCAGCTGACTAAGAAGGAGGTCGCTCAGGGGGACAACTGGAAGATCTTTGAACTGAGTGGTGTGCAGGAAGATAGCACTCCAATATGCTTCTCATACTGCCAAGCACAGACGATGGTTTCGATGTCTCTCACCGTGTACT ggttCCCGGAGCGCGTGGAGTTGGCCCCCCTGCCCCGCTGGCAGCCCGTGGGCGAAAACCTCACCCTGCGCTGCCAGGTGGCCGGCGGGGCGCCCCGGACCAACCTCACGGTGGTGCTGCTCCGCGGGGAGGAGGAGCTGAGCCGGCAGCCGGCCGTCGGGGAGCCCGCCGAGGCCACGGTCACGGTGCTGGCGGGCAGAGACGACCACCTCGCCAATTTCTCGTGCCGCACGGAACTGGACTTGCGGTCCCGAGGGCTGGGTCTGTTCCAGAACAGCTCGGCCCCCAGGCAGCTCCGAACTTTCG TCCTGCCAGAGACGCACCCAAACCTTGCTACCCCCAGCATTGTGGAAGCGGGCACAGAGTGGCCCGTGGACTGCACCATGGACGGGCTGTTCCCAGCTTCGGAGGCCCAAGTCCGCCTGGAGCTGTCTGGCCGGAATCTGCACCCCACAGTCACGCACAAAAACGACTCCCTCTTGGCCACGGCCCATGATAAGGCCAACATGGAAGAGGAGGGCACCCACCAGCTGTCGTGCGTGGTGACCCTGGGACACCAGAGCCGGTCGTGGCGGGAGAATGTGACCATCTACA gctTCCCGGCTCCCAACCTGACCCTGAGTGAGCCAGAGGTCTCAGAACAGACTGTGGTGACCGTGGAGTGTGAAGCCCAGGCCGGGGCCCTGGTGATGCTGAGCGGGGGGGTCCCGGCAAGGCTTCCAGGACCCAGGGCCCAGCTCCAACTAAATGCCAGCGCCGAGGACAATGGACGCATCTTCTTCTGCTCTGCTCTCCTGGAGGTGGCCGGGCAGGTGCTACACAAGAACCAGACCCGGGAGCTCCGTGTCCTGT ATGGTCCCCGACTAGACAAGAGGGATTGTCTGGGAAACTGGACGTGGCAGGAAGGCTCCCAGCAGACCCTGACATGCCAAGCTTGGGGAAATCCAGTTCCTGAGCTGAAGTGTCACCGGAAGGGGGATAATGCTCTGCTGCCCATCGGGGACCTGAGACCTGTCACGCGGGAGGTTGCAGGCACTTACCTGTGTCAGGCCAGGAGCCCCCGTGGTGAAGTCAGCCGTGAAGTGGTCGTGAACGTGATCT ACCACCGGAATTACATCCTCACCACCATTCTGGTGACAGTTGCTTTCACCATAGGAGCTGCGGGCCTAGCTGCTTACTTCTATAACCGCCAGCGGAAGATCCAGAAATACAAGTTACAGAAGGCCCAGGAGGCGGCTGCCATGAAGCTGAACACACCAGCCACGCCACCCTGA